The following are from one region of the Corylus avellana chromosome ca1, CavTom2PMs-1.0 genome:
- the LOC132167649 gene encoding rust resistance kinase Lr10-like — MTISFGLFQAGKMILGTPCVIAFLIYKWRRRQLSIYDAVEEFLQSHNNLMPIRYSYSEIRKMTKNFSHKLGEGGYGTVFKGTLRSSHHVAVKMLGKSKANGQDFISEVATIGRIHHINVVQLIGFCVEESTRALVYEFMPNGSLNTFIFSPEVSTLLSYDKMYDIALGVARGIEYLHQGCDMQILHFDIKPHNILLDENFTPKISDFGLAKLYPVDDSIVSLTAARGTLGYMAPELFYKNIGGVSYKADVYSFGMLLMEMASRRKNLNAFTDHLSQIYFPSWVYEQLHDGKDIEMKDVTEEEKKIGMKMIIVALWCIQMKPIDRPSMNKVVQMLEEKVEYLQMPSKPFLSSSERIITSGGDTSNQSNESSQSSQS; from the exons ATGACCATCAGCTTCG GACTATTCCAAGCAGGAAAAATGATATTGGGAACTCCCTGTGTGATTgcatttttgatatataaatggCGTAGGAGGCAATTATCGATATATGATGCTGTTGAAGAATTTTTGCAAAGTCACAATAACCTCATGCCAATAAGATACTCTTACTCAGAAATTAGGAAGATGACTAAAAATTTCAGTCATAAATTGGGTGAAGGAGGTTATGGTACAGTTTTTAAAGGAACGCTTCGAAGTAGTCATCATGTGGCTGTAAAGATGTTAGGTAAGTCCAAAGCCAACGGACAAGATTTTATCAGCGAAGTTGCAACCATTGGAAGGATTCACCATATTAATGTAGTGCAACTCATTGGTTTTTGCGTTGAAGAATCAACACGAGCTCTTGTATATGAGTTCATGCCTAATGGCTCCCTCAATACATTTATATTTTCCCCAGAAGTAAGTACGCTCCTAAGCTATGACAAAATGTATGATATAGCACTAGGAGTGGCTCGTGGAATTGAATATTTACATCAAGGATGTGACATGCAGATTTTGCATTTTGATATCAAGCCTCACAACATTCTTCTTGATGAGAATTTTACTCCCAAAATTTCTGACTTTGGCTTGGCAAAGCTATATCCAGTAGATGACAGCATTGTCTCTTTGACTGCTGCAAGAGGGACGTTAGGATACATGGCTCCTGAGTTGTTCTACAAAAACATTGGAGGTGTCTCATATAAAGCTGATGTTTATAGTTTCGGAATGTTATTGATGGAAATGGCGAGTAGAAGAAAGAACTTGAATGCATTTACAGACCATTTAAGCCAAATTTACTTTCCTTCTTGGGTTTATGAGCAATTGCATGATGGAAAGGACATAGAAATGAAAGATGTTacagaagaggaaaagaaaataggCATGAAGATGATCATTGTCGCATTATGGTGTATACAGATGAAGCCAATTGATCGCCCTTCAATGAACAAAGTCGTACAAATGcttgaagaaaaagttgaatacTTACAAATGCCTTCCAAGCCTTTCCTATCATCATCAGAGAGAATCATAACAAGTGGTGGAGATACTTCGAATCAATCAAATGAATCGAGTCAATCATCTCAATCTTAA